A genomic segment from Bartonella ancashensis encodes:
- the mnmA gene encoding tRNA 2-thiouridine(34) synthase MnmA, whose protein sequence is MSLNSLDLPGSPKDFRVVVAMSGGVDSSVVAGILKKEGYDVVGITLQLYDHGASVHHVGACCAGRDIEDARRVAETLGIPHYVLDYETRFREAVINPFAESYVRGETPVPCIACNQTVKFADLLATSRELGADALATGHYIRSRVHGMQRALFRSLDAQRDQSYFLFATTQEQINYLRFPLGDLPKVRVREIAAEMGFSIADKHDSQDICFVPQGKYSDIITKLRPEAVKSGDIVHVNGKILGRHSGIVNYTVGQRRGIGVATGEALYVVYLDVENARVIVGPREMLQTRKIFLRDVNWLGDEPLNTFSPDGINLVAKIRSTRPPCSARLYYKDGIFSVDLLEGESGVSPGQACVFYDNDSNEARVLGGGFITHSEYASDSEEMLKRILHVS, encoded by the coding sequence ATGTCTTTGAATAGCCTTGATTTACCTGGATCACCCAAGGATTTTCGTGTTGTTGTTGCAATGTCTGGAGGAGTTGATTCATCGGTTGTTGCGGGTATTTTGAAGAAAGAGGGTTATGATGTAGTTGGTATTACGTTGCAACTCTATGATCATGGCGCTTCGGTGCATCATGTAGGGGCATGTTGTGCTGGACGGGACATTGAAGATGCACGTCGTGTAGCGGAGACCTTAGGAATCCCTCATTATGTTCTTGATTATGAAACTCGATTTCGTGAAGCTGTAATTAACCCTTTTGCAGAAAGTTATGTACGTGGAGAAACTCCTGTTCCTTGTATAGCGTGTAATCAGACCGTTAAATTCGCGGATTTGTTAGCAACTTCTCGTGAGTTAGGGGCAGATGCTTTGGCGACAGGTCACTATATTCGTAGTCGTGTTCATGGTATGCAGCGTGCGTTGTTTCGTTCTCTTGATGCACAACGCGATCAAAGCTATTTTCTTTTTGCTACGACACAGGAGCAGATTAATTATTTGCGTTTTCCGCTAGGTGATCTTCCTAAAGTGCGTGTGCGTGAAATAGCTGCAGAGATGGGCTTTTCTATTGCTGATAAACATGACAGTCAGGATATCTGTTTTGTTCCACAAGGAAAATATTCTGATATTATTACGAAGTTGCGTCCAGAAGCAGTTAAATCTGGTGATATTGTCCATGTTAATGGTAAAATTTTGGGAAGACATTCAGGAATTGTTAATTATACTGTTGGTCAACGTCGTGGAATTGGTGTTGCAACCGGTGAAGCGCTTTACGTTGTTTATCTTGATGTAGAAAATGCGCGTGTTATTGTTGGTCCCCGCGAAATGTTGCAAACGCGTAAGATTTTTTTGCGTGATGTCAATTGGCTAGGTGATGAGCCTCTCAATACTTTTTCTCCTGATGGAATTAATCTTGTTGCAAAAATTCGTTCGACACGTCCTCCATGCTCTGCTCGCTTGTACTACAAAGACGGAATTTTTTCTGTCGACTTACTGGAAGGTGAAAGCGGGGTTTCTCCTGGTCAGGCGTGTGTTTTTTATGACAATGACAGCAATGAAGCACGTGTTCTTGGAGGTGGGTTCATTACACATTCAGAGTATGCTTCCGATTCTGAAGAAATGTTAAAGCGAATCTTACATGTTTCATAG
- a CDS encoding DUF1153 domain-containing protein, which translates to MNDLVKTRIKYVVGPDGSPLTITDLPSPKTRRWVIRRKAEVVAAVKGGLLSLDEACQRYSLTVEEFLSWQSSIDEHGIAGLRTTRIQKYRN; encoded by the coding sequence ATGAACGACTTAGTAAAAACACGAATAAAATACGTTGTAGGACCAGATGGAAGTCCGCTCACGATCACCGACTTGCCCTCACCTAAAACAAGACGCTGGGTTATACGCCGCAAAGCTGAAGTTGTTGCGGCTGTCAAGGGTGGATTGTTAAGTCTTGACGAGGCATGCCAGCGCTACAGTTTAACCGTTGAAGAATTCCTTTCGTGGCAAAGCTCTATCGATGAACATGGTATCGCCGGGTTACGTACAACTAGAATTCAAAAATATAGAAATTGA
- a CDS encoding metallophosphoesterase family protein, which translates to MFYLTHISDVHLSPLPQPSFGELVGKRLTGYLNWNKKRKNQMVTGTLETLMHTISEKNPNHLIISGDLVNLSLNEEFERARNWLLTHGTPEDISLTFGNHDAYVRGALKKACNIFQPWIKSDISQKNIFPYIRVRDNVAIIGASSAIATPPFQASGYFGRVQARNLSYLLDYAAKRNLFRVVIIHHPPYHCATSWHKKLWGIERFLNVVKSCGCELVLHGHTHLPTLKIVEGKMRKIPIVGVASASQAFGGEKPPANFNLFAIERYQEQWHCQLQRHSIIDSNNTIACTEIAEL; encoded by the coding sequence ATGTTTTATCTTACTCATATATCAGATGTACATCTCTCACCTTTACCGCAACCCTCTTTTGGTGAACTTGTTGGGAAACGCCTTACTGGCTATCTCAACTGGAACAAAAAACGCAAAAATCAAATGGTAACAGGTACATTAGAAACCTTAATGCATACTATAAGCGAAAAAAATCCTAATCATCTAATAATTTCTGGTGACCTTGTTAACCTTTCTTTGAATGAAGAGTTTGAACGAGCACGAAATTGGTTACTAACGCACGGAACCCCTGAAGACATTTCTTTGACCTTCGGAAATCATGATGCTTATGTTCGTGGAGCTTTGAAGAAAGCTTGCAACATTTTTCAACCTTGGATTAAAAGTGATATATCACAGAAAAATATTTTTCCTTATATACGTGTTCGTGATAATGTGGCTATCATAGGAGCTTCCTCAGCCATTGCTACTCCACCTTTCCAAGCCTCAGGTTATTTTGGAAGAGTGCAGGCACGAAACTTATCTTACCTTTTAGACTATGCTGCAAAACGTAATCTCTTTCGCGTTGTAATCATTCATCACCCTCCCTATCACTGTGCGACTTCTTGGCATAAAAAATTATGGGGTATAGAGCGTTTTTTGAATGTCGTCAAAAGCTGCGGCTGTGAACTTGTTCTCCATGGTCACACCCATCTTCCCACACTGAAAATAGTGGAAGGAAAAATGAGAAAAATCCCCATTGTCGGTGTTGCCTCTGCATCACAGGCATTTGGAGGAGAAAAACCACCTGCTAACTTCAACTTGTTTGCTATTGAACGCTATCAGGAACAATGGCATTGCCAACTGCAACGCCACAGTATCATTGACAGCAACAACACAATAGCATGTACAGAAATAGCGGAGCTATAA
- a CDS encoding TrmH family RNA methyltransferase, translated as MTFNITTVHDTDNPCLEPYRNIRENDLIRREHQFIAEGKVVLSSLLHSKSFATVSLLIVAARLLEIMPILKETKPTCPIYCVPQRIMDDITGFHVHHGMLGIGERKTLPSLQEFLQDLPEKVLIPVLCGISCHKAVGEIFRNAAAFASYGVVVDKDSSDPLDRKAIRSSAGETLKLPYTQGDGIDSIIDTLSDANFHLYTLSPSAPYYLKEAKIMKHMALIFSAKDNNLSAHILQKSESLRIPTAYDFDTLDVTTTSSLALAHFADFDKLN; from the coding sequence ATGACTTTTAACATCACCACAGTTCACGATACTGATAATCCTTGTCTGGAGCCTTATCGTAATATTCGTGAGAATGACCTCATTAGACGAGAGCATCAGTTTATTGCTGAAGGTAAAGTCGTGCTATCCTCTTTGCTACATTCGAAGAGTTTTGCTACTGTGTCATTGCTGATTGTTGCAGCGCGTCTCCTCGAGATTATGCCCATTTTAAAAGAGACAAAACCGACATGTCCTATTTACTGTGTCCCACAAAGAATTATGGATGATATTACTGGATTTCATGTCCATCATGGCATGCTCGGTATTGGTGAACGTAAAACACTGCCATCATTACAAGAATTTTTACAAGATCTCCCAGAAAAGGTTTTGATTCCTGTTTTGTGTGGTATTTCTTGTCATAAGGCTGTCGGAGAAATTTTCCGTAATGCCGCAGCTTTCGCGAGTTACGGCGTTGTTGTTGATAAAGATTCATCTGATCCACTTGATAGGAAAGCTATTAGGAGCTCTGCCGGCGAAACTCTTAAATTACCCTACACACAAGGTGATGGTATTGACAGCATCATTGACACTTTAAGCGATGCAAATTTTCATCTTTATACGCTTTCTCCCTCTGCTCCATATTATCTCAAAGAAGCCAAGATAATGAAACATATGGCTCTTATTTTTAGCGCAAAAGACAATAATCTTTCAGCTCATATTTTACAAAAATCGGAATCTTTGCGTATCCCTACAGCTTACGATTTCGATACCCTCGACGTCACCACAACATCAAGCCTGGCCTTGGCACATTTTGCTGATTTTGACAAACTTAATTAA
- the ctrA gene encoding response regulator transcription factor CtrA, with protein MRVLLIEDDKTTSQSIELMLRSGNFNVYVTDLGEEGVDLGKIYDYDIILLDLNLPDMSGYDVLKNLRLAKIKTPVLILSGMGGVEDKVRGFGFGADDYMTKPFHKDELIARIHAVVRRSKGHAQSVIVTGDLTVNLDAKTVEIAGRPVHLTGKEYQMLELLSLRKGTTLTKEMFLNHLYGGMDEPELKIIDVFICKLRKKLDAISSGVNYIDTVWGRGYVLRDPVSENIRKTA; from the coding sequence ATGCGCGTATTGTTAATTGAAGATGATAAAACGACGAGCCAAAGTATCGAGCTGATGTTAAGATCAGGGAACTTTAATGTTTACGTTACAGATTTAGGTGAGGAGGGCGTCGATTTAGGGAAGATTTATGATTACGATATCATTCTTCTCGATCTAAATCTTCCTGATATGTCAGGTTATGATGTCTTAAAAAACCTACGATTGGCTAAAATAAAAACTCCTGTTCTTATTCTTTCTGGTATGGGAGGTGTTGAGGATAAGGTACGTGGTTTTGGGTTTGGCGCTGACGATTACATGACGAAGCCATTTCATAAAGATGAATTAATCGCGCGTATTCATGCTGTTGTACGTCGTTCTAAAGGTCACGCGCAATCAGTGATTGTTACAGGCGATCTTACTGTAAATCTTGATGCTAAAACAGTTGAAATTGCAGGCCGTCCTGTTCATTTAACTGGTAAAGAGTATCAAATGCTAGAACTTCTTTCCCTTCGTAAAGGGACAACTCTCACAAAAGAGATGTTCCTTAATCATCTCTATGGTGGAATGGATGAACCAGAACTTAAGATTATTGATGTTTTTATTTGTAAATTGCGAAAAAAACTAGATGCCATCTCTTCTGGTGTAAATTATATTGATACAGTTTGGGGACGTGGCTACGTGTTGCGTGATCCGGTATCAGAAAATATACGCAAAACAGCTTAA
- the chpT gene encoding histidine phosphotransferase ChpT, producing MMLAASLKSVDFANLLCSRICHDLVSPISAIQNAMELYDEGGVNDDALELIRFSVAKASAHLQFARLAFGAAGSVDCQIDTNSVRHVVEQYMAEEKAVLRWQVPSLLLPKDEVKLLLNLLLVANMVIPRAGEIIVTVIQDAAIRSLFFEIHGKILRVPSYFVDLYSGRVPREPVDARTVQFYYTVHLAEISAMKISTYESGDHIILESRKEL from the coding sequence ATGATGTTAGCTGCTTCTTTGAAGTCTGTGGATTTTGCCAATCTGCTTTGTAGCCGTATTTGTCATGATTTAGTTTCGCCTATTAGTGCTATTCAGAACGCGATGGAGCTTTATGACGAGGGGGGAGTTAACGATGATGCTTTAGAATTAATACGATTTTCTGTAGCAAAGGCTTCTGCTCATTTACAATTTGCACGATTAGCTTTTGGTGCTGCAGGTTCTGTAGATTGCCAAATAGATACGAATTCTGTCCGGCATGTCGTTGAGCAATATATGGCTGAAGAGAAAGCTGTTTTGCGGTGGCAGGTTCCCTCTTTACTTCTACCAAAAGATGAAGTTAAACTTTTACTTAATTTATTATTGGTTGCAAATATGGTTATTCCCCGCGCTGGTGAGATAATTGTAACGGTAATACAAGATGCAGCCATACGCTCTCTTTTCTTTGAGATTCATGGGAAGATACTACGGGTTCCTTCCTATTTTGTTGATTTATATAGTGGCAGAGTTCCGAGAGAACCCGTTGATGCTCGTACGGTCCAATTTTACTACACAGTCCATCTGGCTGAGATATCAGCAATGAAGATAAGCACTTATGAATCAGGGGACCACATTATTTTGGAAAGTAGAAAAGAGTTGTAA
- a CDS encoding DUF1134 domain-containing protein: MSLSFLSRWYKIVLLIFCVTINSSTTLCIANAQHTQHKGVEDDRNYSMNEIITSGHVFFGKMTGNIATVVEKIFSQYGLPSAYILGEEASGAFFAGLTYGEGYVFSKNYDKRKVFWQGPSVGWDFGGQGSRLMILVYNLDDIKNLWGRYGGLSGSAYLIAGVGFHVLKYNDILLIPIRTGIGARIGINMGYLKLTPMPTWNPF; encoded by the coding sequence ATGTCTCTCTCTTTTTTATCACGTTGGTACAAAATTGTACTTTTAATATTCTGTGTTACTATAAACTCGTCAACGACTTTATGTATTGCGAACGCTCAACATACTCAACATAAAGGAGTAGAAGATGATCGAAATTACTCGATGAATGAAATTATCACTTCCGGTCATGTTTTTTTTGGCAAAATGACTGGAAATATAGCAACTGTCGTTGAAAAAATATTCTCACAATATGGCCTTCCAAGTGCTTATATTTTAGGAGAAGAAGCTTCTGGCGCTTTTTTCGCTGGACTAACTTATGGTGAGGGATACGTTTTTTCTAAAAATTATGATAAGCGCAAAGTATTTTGGCAAGGACCATCTGTAGGATGGGACTTCGGTGGTCAAGGTTCGCGCTTAATGATTTTGGTCTATAATCTCGATGATATAAAAAACTTGTGGGGACGCTACGGTGGTCTCTCAGGTTCAGCTTATTTAATTGCAGGTGTTGGTTTCCACGTTTTAAAATACAACGACATCCTCCTAATCCCAATACGTACGGGTATTGGAGCTCGTATTGGCATAAATATGGGCTATTTAAAATTAACACCCATGCCAACATGGAATCCATTCTAA
- a CDS encoding DegT/DnrJ/EryC1/StrS family aminotransferase, translating into MQFINLRVQRARIEGKINAAIACVVASDKYILGKQVTEFEEKLADYLGVRNVIACANGTDALMMPLMAKNIGPGDAVFCPSFTFCATAEVIALVGAEPVFVDVMPDTFNMDVSKLSSAIEMIKREGRFKPKAVIAVDLFGLSADYTQISKVAEKENLFVIEDAAQAIGGKVGNIMCGGFGDVAATSFYPAKPLGCYGDGGAMMTNDDDLAKILRSILFHGKGETQYDNVRIGLNSRLDTIQAAILLEKLAIFEDEMERRTVIAQRYFHGLRDVVTVPHIEAGTRCAYAQYTIKADQRDELQSYLRKNNIPTMIYYKTPLHLQKAYKDFSWVHASLSISESLGNTVLSLPMHPYLLQSDQDMIIQKIRDFYNS; encoded by the coding sequence CAATTGCGTGTGTAGTAGCTAGTGATAAGTATATTTTGGGAAAACAGGTAACAGAATTTGAGGAAAAGCTTGCGGACTATCTTGGTGTTAGGAATGTTATTGCATGTGCAAATGGGACAGATGCTTTGATGATGCCTCTTATGGCAAAGAATATTGGTCCAGGTGATGCTGTTTTTTGTCCTAGCTTTACATTTTGTGCGACGGCTGAGGTTATTGCTTTAGTAGGAGCGGAACCAGTTTTTGTAGATGTTATGCCTGATACATTTAACATGGATGTTAGTAAATTAAGCTCAGCTATTGAAATGATTAAACGAGAAGGGCGTTTTAAACCGAAGGCTGTCATTGCCGTTGATTTATTTGGACTTTCTGCAGACTATACTCAAATTTCTAAAGTAGCTGAAAAGGAAAATCTCTTTGTTATTGAAGATGCAGCTCAAGCGATAGGTGGTAAAGTTGGGAATATCATGTGTGGGGGATTTGGTGATGTTGCTGCAACCAGTTTTTATCCAGCAAAACCACTAGGTTGTTATGGTGATGGAGGAGCTATGATGACCAATGATGATGATCTTGCTAAGATTTTGCGTTCAATTTTGTTTCATGGTAAAGGAGAAACACAATACGATAATGTACGCATTGGTTTGAATTCACGTTTAGATACAATTCAGGCTGCGATCTTGCTAGAAAAGCTTGCTATTTTTGAAGATGAGATGGAAAGACGTACGGTAATTGCTCAACGTTATTTTCATGGTCTAAGAGATGTTGTGACTGTTCCACACATAGAGGCAGGTACCCGTTGTGCTTATGCACAATATACAATTAAGGCAGATCAGCGTGATGAGCTGCAATCTTACCTACGAAAAAATAATATTCCTACAATGATTTATTATAAAACTCCCTTGCATTTGCAGAAGGCTTATAAGGATTTTTCTTGGGTACATGCTTCACTTTCTATATCCGAATCTTTAGGGAACACCGTTCTTAGCTTACCTATGCATCCTTATTTATTGCAGAGTGATCAGGATATGATAATTCAGAAAATAAGGGATTTTTACAATTCTTAA
- a CDS encoding cation diffusion facilitator family transporter → MRTKIKIQKLTLWSILVACVVCGLKYIAYHITGSVALYSDALESIVNVIAAFVAWWAVKISMKPADQEHPFGHHKAEYFSAVFEGVLVILAAIIILREAWLSFKTVELLQEPGIWMVINIAASILNYCWSLVLIQQGKIHHSPALQADGAHLMTDVVTSFAILAGLVTAFVSGWTILDPILAIIVAVHILWQGWKVINNSIQGLMDAGVSLNEIMRIYDLILANACTALEVHDLRTRIAGRAIFIEFHLVVPAVMQVEQAHHVCNKIEKALEAEFENAHIVVHIEPESEAKFSSGSTVVPFI, encoded by the coding sequence ATGCGTACAAAAATAAAGATACAAAAATTGACTCTGTGGTCCATTTTAGTGGCTTGCGTTGTTTGTGGATTAAAATATATAGCTTATCATATTACAGGTTCAGTCGCCCTTTATTCTGATGCGTTAGAATCAATTGTAAATGTAATTGCAGCATTTGTAGCGTGGTGGGCTGTAAAAATAAGTATGAAGCCAGCGGACCAAGAGCATCCTTTTGGACACCACAAGGCGGAATATTTTTCTGCTGTTTTTGAAGGTGTATTAGTTATCCTTGCGGCAATCATCATCCTAAGGGAAGCATGGCTCTCTTTCAAGACCGTTGAATTATTGCAAGAACCTGGAATATGGATGGTGATTAATATTGCTGCCAGTATTTTAAATTATTGTTGGAGTTTAGTTCTTATTCAACAGGGGAAAATTCATCATTCACCTGCGCTTCAGGCTGATGGAGCGCATTTGATGACAGATGTGGTGACTTCATTTGCTATTTTAGCAGGATTAGTTACAGCTTTTGTGAGTGGATGGACTATCCTAGATCCGATTTTGGCAATAATCGTTGCTGTTCATATTCTTTGGCAAGGATGGAAAGTAATTAACAATTCTATTCAAGGGTTAATGGATGCTGGAGTTAGTTTGAATGAGATAATGAGAATTTATGATCTTATTTTAGCCAATGCATGTACTGCGCTTGAAGTACATGATTTGCGTACACGTATTGCTGGGAGAGCTATATTTATAGAATTCCATTTAGTTGTGCCGGCCGTGATGCAAGTAGAGCAAGCACATCATGTTTGCAACAAAATTGAAAAAGCGCTTGAGGCAGAATTTGAGAATGCACATATTGTTGTTCATATAGAGCCTGAAAGTGAAGCTAAATTTTCCTCAGGTTCAACAGTTGTCCCATTCATATAA
- a CDS encoding GNAT family N-acetyltransferase, with protein MNSQLFISPVEKSSDKVTYWSEANEHIVQIEQINRAVFGPGRFVRASYLLRESGEHDRRFSFVACLENYVIGSVRMTSVQIGIQSAYLLGPLVVRPGYENSGIGSRLMQTVLQAVKDYNIGLIILVGNKEYYGRFGFKNVKYKQIHMPAPVEPQRLLALELQEGILKAVRGRVRYRLCD; from the coding sequence TTGAATTCCCAACTTTTTATTTCTCCTGTTGAAAAAAGCAGTGATAAGGTAACTTATTGGTCCGAAGCGAATGAACATATTGTTCAAATTGAGCAAATAAACCGAGCTGTTTTTGGTCCTGGTCGTTTTGTTCGCGCAAGCTATTTATTACGGGAGAGTGGAGAGCATGACCGTCGTTTCTCTTTTGTTGCCTGTCTTGAAAATTATGTCATTGGTTCAGTGAGAATGACTTCTGTACAAATTGGGATTCAAAGTGCGTATTTATTAGGACCTCTTGTTGTTCGTCCCGGTTACGAAAATTCTGGTATTGGTAGTAGGTTAATGCAGACTGTTTTGCAAGCAGTGAAGGATTACAATATTGGTTTGATAATTTTAGTTGGAAATAAGGAATATTATGGTCGTTTTGGATTCAAGAATGTTAAGTATAAACAAATACACATGCCTGCACCAGTAGAGCCACAGAGACTATTGGCATTAGAGTTGCAAGAAGGTATATTAAAAGCGGTGCGAGGTAGGGTTCGTTATCGTTTATGTGATTAA